In Gammaproteobacteria bacterium, one DNA window encodes the following:
- a CDS encoding GFA family protein: MDQKIYKGHCFCGAVEFTVTGEPDAMGYCHCESCRHWSAGPVNAFTLWKPAAMQITRGAENIGTYNKTPQSSRKWCKTCGGHIYSEHPGWNLIDVFAPILQNFSFQPAIHVHYQESVLRIADGLPKMKDVPKEMGGSGISIAE, encoded by the coding sequence ATGGATCAAAAGATATACAAGGGTCATTGTTTTTGCGGCGCGGTTGAGTTCACCGTAACCGGTGAGCCGGATGCGATGGGCTATTGTCACTGCGAATCCTGCCGGCATTGGTCTGCCGGACCGGTCAATGCTTTCACACTGTGGAAGCCGGCAGCAATGCAAATCACGCGCGGCGCGGAAAACATCGGCACCTACAACAAAACACCGCAAAGCTCCCGCAAATGGTGCAAAACATGCGGCGGCCACATTTATTCCGAGCATCCCGGCTGGAATCTCATCGATGTATTTGCCCCCATCCTACAGAATTTTTCCTTCCAACCAGCCATTCACGTGCATTACCAGGAATCCGTGCTGCGCATCGCGGACGGATTACCCAAGATGAAAGACGTTCCGAAGGAAATGGGTGGCTCGGGTATCAGCATCGCGGAATAA